A genomic segment from Cryptosporangium phraense encodes:
- a CDS encoding FadR/GntR family transcriptional regulator, producing MADPVSFGPIARSGVSDAVYQQLRDAILTGALAPGEALPGERALAEQFGVARHGLREAIRRLQQARLVEVSHGGATRVLDWRVSAGLEVLSDLAVSDFAASSLPEGVILRSALEMRLAIGVDAARLAAERASAAAAGEIEAFVGASAGIMDPLVLAERYEQFWRLIVVAGENVAYQLAYNSLVAAIHQNAAVTRPLSAPEAADLATQGELAAAIAAHDADSAADAAHRLTSVMLARLTATVG from the coding sequence GTGGCAGACCCGGTGAGCTTTGGTCCGATCGCCCGGAGCGGCGTCTCGGACGCGGTCTACCAGCAGTTGCGGGACGCGATTCTCACTGGGGCGCTGGCGCCCGGCGAGGCGTTGCCGGGGGAGCGGGCGCTGGCCGAGCAGTTCGGCGTGGCCCGGCACGGGCTGCGCGAGGCGATCCGCCGGCTCCAGCAGGCCCGCCTGGTCGAGGTGAGCCACGGCGGCGCGACCCGGGTCCTCGACTGGCGCGTCTCGGCCGGGCTCGAGGTCCTGAGCGACCTCGCGGTGAGCGATTTTGCGGCGTCGTCACTGCCCGAGGGCGTGATCCTGCGGTCGGCGCTGGAGATGCGGCTGGCGATCGGCGTCGACGCGGCGCGACTGGCGGCCGAGCGGGCGTCGGCGGCCGCGGCGGGGGAGATCGAGGCTTTCGTGGGGGCGTCGGCCGGGATCATGGATCCGCTGGTGCTGGCCGAGCGGTACGAGCAGTTCTGGCGGTTGATCGTCGTGGCCGGGGAGAACGTGGCCTACCAGCTCGCGTACAACAGCCTGGTCGCGGCGATTCATCAGAACGCGGCCGTGACCCGTCCGCTGAGCGCGCCCGAGGCCGCGGACCTGGCTACCCAGGGCGAACTCGCGGCCGCGATCGCGGCCCACGATGCCGACTCGGCCGCCGACGCCGCCCACCGCCTCACGTCGGTGATGCTGGCCCGCCTCACCGCGACCGTCGGCTGA
- a CDS encoding sterol desaturase family protein, protein MSSDYLLVFAVPVFVLFVALEIASYRFLSDGAELGYTPWDTVTSLSMGMGFLVVEAVWKFVTLAAYAGVYALSPLRLPADAVWVWVLLFFADDFAYYWYHRSHHEVRILWASHVVHHSSERYNFSTALRQPWTPFTALPFWLPLAAIGLPPWMIFFQQSVNLLYQFFLHTERIDRMPRWFEAVLNTPSHHRVHHGTQSMYLDRNYGGILIVWDRLLGTFEPEGERVVYGLTKNVGTYNPVRVAFGEYVAIGRAMRGVSGWRDRLGFVFRGPGWVPEVAPTGVAPAPGGVAPASGGGE, encoded by the coding sequence ATGTCGTCCGATTACCTGCTCGTCTTCGCGGTGCCGGTTTTCGTCCTGTTCGTGGCGCTGGAGATCGCGTCCTACCGGTTCCTGAGCGACGGGGCCGAGCTCGGGTACACGCCCTGGGACACGGTCACGAGCCTGTCGATGGGGATGGGGTTCCTGGTCGTCGAGGCGGTGTGGAAGTTCGTCACGCTGGCCGCGTACGCCGGGGTCTACGCGTTGTCGCCGTTGCGGCTGCCCGCTGATGCGGTGTGGGTGTGGGTGCTGCTCTTCTTCGCCGACGACTTCGCGTACTACTGGTATCACCGGTCGCACCACGAGGTCCGGATCCTGTGGGCGTCGCACGTCGTGCACCATTCGAGCGAGCGCTACAACTTCTCGACCGCGCTGCGTCAGCCCTGGACGCCGTTCACCGCGCTGCCGTTCTGGCTGCCGCTGGCGGCGATCGGGCTGCCGCCGTGGATGATCTTCTTCCAGCAGTCGGTGAACCTGCTGTACCAGTTCTTCCTGCACACCGAGCGGATCGACCGGATGCCGCGCTGGTTCGAGGCGGTGCTGAACACGCCGTCGCATCATCGGGTGCACCACGGGACGCAGTCGATGTATCTGGACCGCAACTACGGCGGGATCCTGATCGTGTGGGACCGGCTGCTGGGGACGTTCGAGCCGGAGGGTGAGCGGGTTGTTTACGGTCTGACGAAGAACGTCGGGACGTACAACCCGGTGCGGGTGGCGTTCGGGGAGTATGTCGCCATTGGACGGGCGATGCGTGGCGTTTCGGGGTGGCGGGATCGGTTGGGATTCGTGTTCCGGGGGCCGGGGTGGGTGCCCGAGGTGGCGCCGACCGGTGTCGCACCGGCGCCCGGCGGTGTCGCGCCGGCGTCGGGCGGCGGAGAGTAG
- a CDS encoding TetR/AcrR family transcriptional regulator gives MREAPEPVVRAVLTRGRIVHAAVALLERHGPEALSMRAVAAELGVAVMSLYNHVPNKAALMEGVAEYVVAGLDEVPFVDDWRDETRALVRAFRAAAHEYPHAMRVVLSHSIESTAASRLAERSLALAARAGFRGAVAVRIVHALMAYAVGSQLQALWLGQLLDRVADIEVDPARFPHVVASATALLAHDPEADFEFGLDLFISAIDALPRGTG, from the coding sequence ATGCGTGAGGCTCCGGAACCGGTGGTGCGTGCGGTCCTCACCCGCGGGCGCATCGTGCACGCGGCGGTCGCGCTGCTCGAACGGCACGGGCCCGAGGCGCTGTCGATGCGGGCGGTGGCGGCCGAGCTCGGCGTCGCGGTGATGTCGCTGTACAACCACGTGCCGAACAAGGCCGCGCTGATGGAGGGCGTGGCGGAGTACGTGGTGGCGGGGCTGGACGAGGTTCCGTTCGTGGACGACTGGCGGGACGAGACGCGGGCGCTGGTGCGCGCTTTTCGGGCGGCGGCCCACGAGTACCCCCATGCGATGCGGGTGGTGTTGTCGCACTCGATCGAGAGCACGGCGGCGTCGCGGCTGGCCGAGCGGTCGCTCGCGCTGGCGGCCCGGGCCGGGTTCCGCGGGGCGGTCGCGGTCCGGATCGTGCACGCGTTGATGGCGTACGCGGTGGGGTCGCAGTTGCAGGCGCTCTGGCTGGGGCAGCTGCTCGACCGGGTGGCCGACATCGAGGTCGACCCGGCGCGGTTCCCGCACGTGGTGGCGTCGGCGACGGCGCTGCTGGCGCACGATCCGGAGGCCGATTTCGAGTTCGGGCTCGATCTGTTCATCTCGGCGATCGACGCCCTCCCGCGGGGAACTGGTTGA
- a CDS encoding cytochrome P450, whose amino-acid sequence MTLTSDPSLAKRPGPVQAELLAAGAWSARHGVARFALSRARKQGDLQAQLFTDPAARADPFPIYARIRSRGPVVRGKFMATTASHAVADGALRSDAFGVVSDPEALPPLARWLMTRPNRTVGPVTPPSLLAVDPPDHTRYRKLVSKVFTARAMAALRPRVASLADELLDGLSGRSDIVGSYASLLPVTIIAEILGVPADMRSQFVAWGSTAAPVLDVGLSYREYRRVDRAIRELNGWMSGHFARLRRSPGDDLLSRLVQEEESLTETELLAIAGLLLAAGFETTVNLIGNGVSLLLAHPSQLALLLAEGGWDNAVEEILRYESPVQNTARRALRDTEVAGVPVRAGTFLSILIGGANRDPAVFADPERFDVRRANAREHLAFSSGVHYCLGASLARIEGEEALRRLFERYPDLTAAGRPRRRPTRTLRGFDELPVALHA is encoded by the coding sequence ATGACCTTGACCAGCGATCCTTCCCTCGCGAAGAGGCCCGGCCCGGTTCAGGCCGAGCTGCTCGCGGCCGGGGCCTGGTCGGCCCGGCACGGCGTCGCCCGCTTCGCGCTGAGCCGCGCGCGCAAGCAGGGTGACCTGCAGGCCCAGCTGTTCACCGACCCGGCGGCCCGGGCCGATCCGTTCCCGATCTACGCCCGGATCCGCTCGCGCGGCCCGGTGGTGCGCGGGAAGTTCATGGCGACGACGGCCAGCCACGCGGTCGCCGACGGGGCGCTGCGCAGCGACGCGTTCGGCGTCGTCTCCGATCCGGAGGCGCTGCCGCCGCTGGCCCGCTGGCTGATGACCCGGCCGAACCGGACGGTCGGCCCGGTGACGCCGCCGTCGCTGCTCGCGGTGGATCCGCCCGACCACACCCGGTACCGGAAGCTGGTCTCGAAGGTGTTCACCGCGCGGGCGATGGCGGCGCTGCGGCCGCGGGTGGCGTCGCTGGCCGACGAGCTGCTGGACGGGCTCTCGGGCCGCTCGGACATCGTGGGCAGCTACGCCAGCCTGCTGCCGGTGACGATCATCGCGGAGATCCTCGGCGTGCCGGCCGACATGCGGTCGCAGTTCGTCGCCTGGGGGAGTACGGCGGCTCCGGTGCTCGACGTCGGGCTGTCGTATCGGGAGTACCGGCGGGTCGACCGGGCGATCCGGGAGCTGAACGGGTGGATGTCCGGGCACTTCGCCCGGTTGCGCCGTTCGCCGGGGGACGACCTGTTGAGCCGGCTGGTGCAGGAGGAGGAGTCGCTCACCGAGACCGAGCTGCTGGCGATCGCCGGGCTACTGCTGGCGGCCGGGTTCGAGACGACGGTCAACCTGATCGGGAACGGGGTGTCGCTGCTGCTCGCGCATCCCTCACAGCTTGCTCTGCTGCTGGCCGAGGGGGGTTGGGACAACGCGGTCGAGGAGATCCTGCGGTACGAGTCGCCGGTGCAGAACACCGCCCGCCGGGCGTTGCGTGACACGGAGGTCGCCGGCGTGCCGGTGCGGGCCGGGACGTTCCTGTCGATCCTGATCGGCGGCGCGAACCGGGATCCGGCGGTGTTCGCCGACCCCGAGCGGTTCGACGTCCGGCGGGCGAACGCCCGGGAGCACCTGGCGTTCTCCAGCGGCGTCCACTACTGCCTGGGTGCGTCGCTGGCCCGGATCGAGGGCGAGGAGGCGTTGCGCCGGCTGTTCGAGCGGTACCCGGACCTGACCGCGGCCGGCCGTCCCCGGCGACGCCCGACCCGGACGCTGCGCGGCTTCGACGAGTTGCCGGTGGCGTTGCATGCGTGA
- a CDS encoding aminotransferase class V-fold PLP-dependent enzyme has translation MVSDPTSPPGTSALTVLGSDLTVTLADGTISDHINLDYAATAPCLAVAADAVNEALPWYASVHRGAGAASQRSTLAYERARQTIGDFVGARPDDYVVFTRNTTDALNLLARSLPANTTVVGWAGEHHANLLPWGSSAVSLPVPRSAGEAVDGLDAALAGLHGPVLVTVTGASNVTGEVWPLDLLTEVAHRHGARIAVDAAQLAPHRPVSLSESDVDYLAFSGHKLYAPFGAGVLAGRADWLDGAEPYLVGGGATAFVAAHASNGQVSYAVDWNSGPARHEAGTPNLVGAVSIAAVCDALSTADRPALAAAEEKLVQRLRDGLEALPGVGELRTFPAGHDRVGIVSFAVAGVAASDVSAHLATHHGIGVRDGLFCAHPLSRRLLEDASARVGADLGLSAVRASVGLGSTEEHVDRLLLGISELTR, from the coding sequence CTGGTGAGCGATCCCACCAGCCCCCCGGGCACCTCAGCCCTCACCGTCCTCGGCAGCGACCTGACCGTGACGCTCGCCGATGGCACTATCAGTGATCACATCAACCTCGACTACGCGGCCACCGCGCCCTGCCTGGCCGTCGCCGCGGACGCGGTCAACGAGGCGCTCCCCTGGTACGCGAGCGTGCACCGCGGCGCCGGGGCCGCGTCCCAGCGCAGCACGCTGGCCTACGAGCGCGCCCGCCAGACGATCGGCGACTTCGTCGGCGCCCGGCCCGACGACTACGTCGTCTTCACCCGCAACACGACCGACGCGCTGAACCTGCTGGCCCGGTCGCTCCCGGCCAACACGACGGTCGTCGGCTGGGCCGGCGAGCACCACGCCAACCTGCTGCCCTGGGGTTCGTCCGCGGTCTCGCTGCCGGTCCCCCGCTCGGCGGGCGAGGCCGTCGACGGCCTCGACGCCGCACTGGCCGGCCTGCACGGCCCGGTCCTGGTGACGGTGACCGGCGCGTCGAACGTCACCGGCGAGGTGTGGCCGCTCGACCTGCTGACCGAGGTGGCCCACCGTCACGGCGCACGCATCGCGGTCGACGCCGCTCAGCTCGCGCCGCACCGCCCGGTGTCACTCTCCGAGTCCGACGTCGACTACCTCGCGTTCTCCGGCCACAAGCTGTACGCACCGTTCGGGGCCGGCGTGCTGGCCGGCCGGGCCGACTGGCTCGACGGCGCCGAGCCGTACCTGGTCGGCGGGGGCGCGACCGCGTTCGTGGCCGCCCACGCGTCCAACGGCCAGGTCTCGTACGCGGTGGACTGGAACTCCGGACCGGCCCGCCACGAGGCCGGCACGCCCAACCTCGTCGGCGCGGTGTCGATCGCCGCCGTGTGCGACGCGCTGAGCACGGCCGACCGGCCGGCGCTCGCGGCCGCCGAGGAGAAGCTCGTCCAGCGGCTGCGTGACGGCCTGGAGGCACTGCCGGGCGTCGGCGAGCTGCGGACGTTCCCGGCCGGGCACGACCGGGTCGGCATCGTCAGCTTCGCGGTGGCCGGCGTGGCCGCGTCGGACGTGTCGGCGCACCTGGCGACCCACCACGGCATCGGGGTCCGGGACGGGCTGTTCTGCGCCCACCCGCTGTCGCGTCGCCTGCTCGAGGACGCGTCCGCCCGGGTCGGCGCGGATCTCGGCCTGAGCGCCGTTCGCGCCAGCGTGGGCCTCGGTTCCACCGAGGAGCACGTCGACCGCCTGCTGCTCGGCATCTCCGAACTCACCCGCTGA
- a CDS encoding ABC transporter ATP-binding protein encodes MILEARNVGFAYRGGAPVLSDVSVGVTEGRSLALVGESGAGKTTLLRLLLGLARPTSGAVLFEGADLRAAGRAFRRSVQTVFQDPYSSLDPRQRVGRIVSEPLRSLRLPGSVEAALDAVGLPPDVVDRYPHEFSGGQRQRIAIARAIVCEPRVLLADEPVSALDVSTRVRIVDLLGSLREERGLTLVMVSHDLAVVSTLCAETVVLERGRIVEQGDTGQVLGAPSHAYTRKLVASVPRLPAV; translated from the coding sequence ATGATCCTCGAGGCCCGAAACGTGGGGTTCGCCTACCGCGGTGGGGCGCCGGTGCTGTCGGACGTGTCGGTGGGGGTGACCGAGGGGCGCAGTCTCGCGCTGGTGGGGGAGTCCGGGGCGGGCAAGACGACGCTGCTGCGCCTGCTGCTCGGGCTGGCCCGGCCGACCTCAGGGGCGGTGCTGTTCGAGGGCGCGGACCTGCGGGCGGCCGGGCGGGCGTTCCGGCGGTCGGTGCAGACGGTCTTCCAGGACCCGTACTCGTCGCTGGATCCCCGCCAGCGGGTCGGCCGGATCGTGTCCGAGCCGCTGCGGTCGCTGCGTCTGCCGGGCAGCGTCGAGGCGGCGCTGGACGCGGTCGGGCTCCCGCCGGACGTGGTGGATCGCTACCCACACGAGTTCTCCGGCGGTCAGCGTCAGCGGATCGCGATCGCTCGGGCGATCGTGTGCGAGCCGCGCGTGTTGCTGGCCGACGAGCCGGTCAGCGCGCTCGACGTCTCGACGCGCGTCCGGATCGTGGATCTGTTGGGCTCGCTCCGGGAGGAGCGGGGGTTGACGCTGGTGATGGTGTCGCACGATTTGGCCGTCGTGTCGACGCTGTGCGCGGAGACCGTGGTGCTGGAGCGGGGGCGGATCGTGGAGCAGGGTGACACCGGGCAGGTGCTCGGTGCGCCGTCGCATGCGTATACCCGGAAGCTCGTGGCGAGTGTGCCGAGGCTGCCTGCGGTTTGA
- a CDS encoding ATP-binding cassette domain-containing protein, whose protein sequence is MTAVLSVSGLSVRAGDRELVSDVSFSVDAGERLGLIGESGSGKSLTALAVLGLLPEGLTASGSVRLGSTEVIGASDRALTRVRGSSAAIVFQEPLTALDPLMRIGSQVAAPLKRFGSRRGRPAVLDALAEVKLDDPERIARAYPHQISGGQRQRVAIAMALACRPALLIADEPTTALDVTVQADVLTLLDGLVRDRGMGLLFISHDLAVVSKVTDRVVVLEHGVAVERGVLTDLLRAPQHPYTRSLVAAARTLDSALEWS, encoded by the coding sequence ATGACCGCGGTGCTGTCGGTGTCGGGGTTGTCGGTGCGGGCCGGGGACCGGGAGCTGGTCTCCGACGTGTCGTTCTCGGTGGACGCCGGAGAGCGGCTCGGGCTGATCGGCGAGTCGGGGTCGGGCAAGTCGTTGACGGCGCTGGCGGTGCTGGGGCTGCTTCCGGAGGGGCTGACCGCGTCGGGGAGCGTGCGGCTGGGCTCGACCGAGGTGATCGGGGCGTCGGATCGGGCGTTGACTCGGGTGCGCGGGTCGTCGGCGGCGATCGTGTTCCAGGAACCGCTGACCGCCCTGGATCCGCTGATGCGGATCGGGTCGCAGGTCGCGGCCCCGCTGAAGCGCTTCGGGTCGCGTCGCGGCCGGCCGGCGGTCCTCGACGCGCTGGCCGAAGTGAAGCTGGACGACCCCGAGCGGATCGCCCGGGCTTACCCGCACCAGATCTCGGGCGGGCAGCGGCAGCGGGTGGCGATCGCGATGGCGCTGGCCTGCCGTCCGGCGCTGCTCATCGCCGACGAACCGACGACCGCGCTCGACGTCACCGTGCAGGCCGACGTGCTGACGCTCCTCGACGGGCTGGTGCGCGACCGGGGGATGGGCCTGCTGTTCATCAGCCACGACCTGGCCGTCGTCTCGAAGGTCACCGACCGGGTCGTGGTGCTGGAGCACGGGGTCGCGGTCGAGCGCGGGGTGCTGACCGATCTGCTGCGGGCGCCGCAGCACCCGTACACCCGGTCGCTGGTGGCCGCCGCGCGCACGCTGGATTCCGCTCTGGAGTGGTCATGA